From Candidatus Latescibacterota bacterium:
CCACCAGGCAGATAGACGCCGAAGGACATTACATGCAGGTCAGCAAGTTTGAGTCGGTTGGGAGACTTGCGGCAGGCATAGCGCATGAGATCAACACGCCGATGCAGTTTGTAAGTGACAATACGAGGTTTCTGGAAGAGTCGTGTGAGGAAATAACCAACGTAGTGGATAAGTATAGAGACCTTGTGAATACTGTAAAGTCGGATGGAGAGACCTCTGATCTGGTCAGGGATATCGAGGAGACAGAAGAGACTGCCGATATAGAGTTCCTCATGGAGGAGATCCCGAAAGCGCTGAGCCAGTCTCTCGATGGCCTCGAAAGAATATCAAGGATCGTTCTTTCGCTGAAGGAATTTTCTCACCCTGTCTCGGACGGTATAGCCCCGACAGATATCAACAGGATAATCAAAAACACTGTCACGGTGGCGAGGAACGAGTGGAAGTATGTGTCCGACCTTGAAACCAATTTCGACAAGAATCTAGGGTCGGTCCCGTGTGTATCCGGGGAGATCAGCCAGGTCATCCTCAACATGATTATCAATGCCTCTCACGCGATAGGAAGTGTCATCGAAGCGGGAAAAATGAAAAAGGGATTGATCAGGATCTGTACGAGACGCGATTGCGACTGGGCATGTATCGAGGTGAGCGATAACGGCAGTGGAATGCCGGAAGATGTGAAAGAGAAGATGTTCGACCCATTTTTTACGACGAAATCAGTCGGCAAAGGGACGGGACAAGGGCTTGCCATCAGTCGATCGGTGATCGTCGATAAACACGGAGGAGAGATCGAATGCGAGACTGAAGAGGGAGAGGGGACGACATTTATAATCAGGCTCCCGATTTGTCCGTGTGGCCAGGGAGGGGACGAATGACCGGAAGGAAGAGGATACTGTTTGTCGATGACGAACCCAATGTGCTCGAAGGTCTGCGTCGCTCGTTGTCCAGAATGCGTAAGCAATGGGACATGGTGTTGGTGAATGGAGGAAGGGAAGCTCTCGACCTGTTGTCCACGGATCATTTCGACGCGGTAGTCAGCGATATGAAGATGCCGGAGATGAACGGAGCGGAACTGCTGACGGAAATAGGAATGCTCTATCCTCATATGGTGAGATTCGTCCTGTCCGGTCAGCCGGATGACGAAACGATAATAAAGGCGGTACGGTGTTCGCACCAGTATTTATCAAAGCCTTGCAATACCGGAAAACTGTGTGAATCGCTTGCCAGGGCCCTCACTCTGGTCGATCTTCTTCCTGAAATTGGACTTCGGGGTAAAGTCGTGGGGCCAGGCAACCTGCCCTGCCTTCCCGAGATCCTCGACGAATTCTGTAGCGAACTAAAGGGGGGCAGTTTAGAAACGGTTGACCTGGCTTCTATTGCCAGCCGGGATCCCGGACTGGCAGTCAAGATGCTGCATCTGGCCAATTCATCTTATTTCGGTTCTTTATCCCTGATATCCACCGTCGGGAAGGCCGTCGATATCATCGGCAGACACACACTCGCCAAGCTGGTGAAACAAGGCGATATCTTCTCGGCATATACCCGGGAAGCGGTAAAAATGCATGGACTGAGAGAGAAGGTGGAGAGGAGTGTCAGGTACGGTGAATACTCGGTGTTTGTGGCCCGGCAGATGGGGTTGGAGAAGGATCTGGAAGAATGTGCTTACGCTCTCGGCCTCCTTATCGATGTCGGCGAATTTCTGCTGATCTCGATCTATCCGGAAAAATCGCTGGAATCGATAACACAGGAACAGGCGCTGACTATGGATAGTATTGAAGCGGAGAGGAAACTGTACGGTGTCTCTCACGACGAAGTCGGGGCATGTTTTCTTGGGCTACCAGGGCTGCCGGATATGCTCGTGGATGCTATAAGGTATCATCATTGCCCGGAAGCTGTGGAACATGAGAACAGACTCCTTACCTGTGTATGTGCCGCGGAGGGGTTGTACAGAGAACTGGTCCTGGGAGAAAAAGATTGGCTTGAAAGTGGTTCACCCGGAGCCACTCTTCCAGATGTCAGAGATGGCTTTCGGCAATGGAGTGACCAGGCAGCATCTGGCAGGGAAGAGATGGCGACAGTATGAAACGAAAAATACTATGTGTCGATGACGAAGCCAATATCCTGTTCGCGTATAGAAGACAACTCAAGAAACATTTCGAAGTGGATACGGCGCTCGGTGGCCGAGAGGGATTGCAGGCGATAGATTCAAAGGGGCCATACGCGGTCGTAGTATCCGATCTCAGGATGCCGGAGATGTCGGGAGTGGAATTCCTGGCGAAAGTACTGGAAAAGACTCCCGACAGCATAAGGATGATGATAACAGGATTTGCTGACCTCGATTCCGCGATGTCGGCCGTAAACGAGGGGAGGATATTCCGGTTTCTTACTAAACCTGTAGAGACCAGTGTCCTTGTCTCAAGCCTTCACGCCGCTCTGAAGCAGTATGATCTTGTGGTCGCCGAGAAGGAACTTCTCGAGAATACTCTCA
This genomic window contains:
- a CDS encoding HDOD domain-containing protein; this encodes MTGRKRILFVDDEPNVLEGLRRSLSRMRKQWDMVLVNGGREALDLLSTDHFDAVVSDMKMPEMNGAELLTEIGMLYPHMVRFVLSGQPDDETIIKAVRCSHQYLSKPCNTGKLCESLARALTLVDLLPEIGLRGKVVGPGNLPCLPEILDEFCSELKGGSLETVDLASIASRDPGLAVKMLHLANSSYFGSLSLISTVGKAVDIIGRHTLAKLVKQGDIFSAYTREAVKMHGLREKVERSVRYGEYSVFVARQMGLEKDLEECAYALGLLIDVGEFLLISIYPEKSLESITQEQALTMDSIEAERKLYGVSHDEVGACFLGLPGLPDMLVDAIRYHHCPEAVEHENRLLTCVCAAEGLYRELVLGEKDWLESGSPGATLPDVRDGFRQWSDQAASGREEMATV
- a CDS encoding response regulator, which codes for MKRKILCVDDEANILFAYRRQLKKHFEVDTALGGREGLQAIDSKGPYAVVVSDLRMPEMSGVEFLAKVLEKTPDSIRMMITGFADLDSAMSAVNEGRIFRFLTKPVETSVLVSSLHAALKQYDLVVAEKELLENTLNGAVNVMAEVLSLVNPIAFSRTSRLKKYVSHCVSRLGIQDQWKYELAAMLSHIGCIALHPDTIEKVYSGHELSDEERDAFRSHPKTGCRLLEKIPRMEDVAEMVKLQFNPMPIGGDISDAQVVAVGSQILH